From the genome of Fusobacterium varium, one region includes:
- a CDS encoding Outer membrane lipoprotein-sorting protein: MKKWILTVFLLIFFTAFSSEKRISDIKNLAFSTQEILVVNGKERETKYDIKFQVPDKIKKEITFPELNKGELYIYNKNEKTIYLPIFHQITHEKISNDENRIIEVINYIFEKEKKDINFRKKYYNSEIKEISLDDGVKIKFDKFEKINGYILPVSFELFDDEIKIGIINIKNYQINPEFDGKEFVLE; encoded by the coding sequence ATGAAAAAGTGGATTTTAACAGTTTTTCTTTTGATATTTTTTACAGCTTTTTCATCAGAAAAAAGAATTTCAGATATTAAAAATCTAGCTTTTTCTACTCAAGAGATTCTTGTAGTAAATGGAAAAGAAAGAGAAACAAAGTATGATATAAAATTTCAAGTTCCAGATAAAATAAAAAAAGAAATTACATTTCCAGAACTAAATAAAGGGGAACTTTATATCTATAATAAAAATGAAAAAACGATTTATCTTCCTATTTTTCATCAAATTACTCATGAAAAAATAAGTAATGATGAGAATAGAATAATAGAAGTTATAAATTATATTTTTGAAAAAGAAAAAAAAGATATCAATTTTAGAAAAAAGTATTATAATAGTGAGATAAAAGAAATATCTCTTGATGATGGAGTAAAAATAAAGTTTGATAAATTTGAAAAAATAAATGGGTATATTCTTCCAGTTTCTTTTGAACTTTTTGATGATGAAATTAAAATTGGAATTATTAATATAAAAAATTATCAGATTAATCCTGAATTTGATGGGAAGGAATTTGTGCTGGAATAA
- the yaeT gene encoding Omp85, translating to MRKQLIVLMIFLLGLFSFGAESNYSIKKVEVINNREIPFEIILENMKSKEGEKFVTDNMIEDYKSIKGLEYVNDVSIQPTVYDGGIKLTVDITENRDAKSMLEKKGIIPLSERGKVDTSLLVNSVEFIGNHYVSTKELMEKVPVKVGSYFSKNKVIEGHKNLIESGYFRDVIPDAVKSGKGVKVIYEVMENPILNGVNIIGNTVYTTEDLMKVIKTEPGKIFNINTIREDRDRILKKYQDDGYTLTDVTDIGINGNLELEIYLSEGTVRDIQFKKMVTKQKGARRKPTDDVLKTKTYVIERELEFSKDEIFNSKKYDETVKNLMRLGHFKNVKYESRDIPGDPDGKTIVLLLDEERTAILQGAISYGSEIGLLGTISIKDTNWKGKGQELGFTFEKSDEDYTSFSINFYDPWIKDTDRISWGWSLYKNSYEDDDSKLFHKIDTIGAKFNIGKGLTKNVRLSLGTKFEYVEERAQKGKFYENGGKYYWSNGGPEVRGIDDDYFIWSLFPSLTYDTRNHFWNPTAGEYAKLQLEGGYAGGYDGDVFGNVTLELRKYHRGFFKNNTFAYKVVGGIMTDSTKEAQRFWVGGGSTLRGYDGGFFKGTQKLVGTIENRTQINELLGFVVFFDAGRAWKQNGRDLEYGQDADFPDKVATTAGVGLRLNTPIGPLRFDFGWPVGDKMDSGMEFYFNMGQSF from the coding sequence ATGAGAAAACAATTAATAGTACTAATGATTTTTCTATTGGGACTTTTCAGTTTTGGTGCTGAATCTAATTACAGCATAAAAAAAGTGGAAGTTATAAATAATAGAGAAATTCCTTTTGAAATCATTTTGGAGAATATGAAATCAAAAGAGGGAGAAAAATTTGTAACGGATAATATGATTGAAGATTACAAAAGCATCAAAGGGTTAGAATATGTAAATGATGTTTCTATTCAGCCAACAGTTTATGATGGTGGAATAAAACTAACTGTTGATATAACAGAAAATAGAGATGCAAAATCTATGCTTGAAAAAAAAGGAATTATTCCTTTATCAGAAAGAGGAAAAGTTGACACTTCTTTATTGGTAAATTCAGTTGAATTTATTGGGAATCACTATGTAAGCACTAAAGAGCTTATGGAAAAAGTACCAGTAAAAGTTGGAAGTTATTTCTCTAAAAATAAAGTTATAGAAGGTCATAAAAACCTTATAGAAAGTGGATATTTCAGAGATGTTATTCCTGATGCTGTAAAAAGTGGAAAAGGGGTAAAAGTAATATATGAAGTTATGGAAAACCCTATTCTTAATGGAGTGAATATCATAGGAAATACTGTTTATACAACTGAAGATCTTATGAAGGTTATAAAAACTGAACCTGGAAAAATATTTAATATTAATACTATTAGAGAAGATAGAGATAGAATTTTAAAAAAATATCAAGATGATGGTTATACACTTACTGATGTTACTGATATAGGAATTAATGGAAATCTAGAGCTTGAAATTTATTTGAGTGAAGGAACAGTAAGAGATATCCAATTCAAAAAAATGGTAACAAAACAAAAAGGTGCTAGAAGAAAACCTACTGATGATGTTCTAAAAACTAAAACATATGTAATAGAGAGAGAACTTGAGTTTTCTAAAGATGAAATATTTAATTCAAAAAAATATGATGAAACTGTAAAAAATCTAATGAGATTAGGGCATTTTAAAAATGTTAAATATGAATCAAGAGATATTCCTGGGGATCCAGATGGAAAAACTATAGTGCTTCTTCTAGATGAAGAAAGAACTGCTATACTTCAAGGAGCAATATCTTATGGTTCTGAAATAGGACTATTAGGAACTATCTCAATAAAAGATACTAACTGGAAGGGTAAAGGACAAGAACTTGGATTTACATTTGAGAAGTCAGATGAAGATTATACAAGTTTTTCAATTAATTTCTATGATCCTTGGATAAAAGATACAGATAGAATTTCATGGGGATGGAGCTTATATAAAAACAGTTATGAAGATGATGATAGTAAATTATTCCATAAAATAGATACTATTGGAGCTAAATTTAATATAGGAAAAGGACTTACTAAAAATGTAAGATTGAGTCTTGGAACTAAATTTGAGTATGTAGAAGAAAGAGCTCAAAAAGGTAAGTTCTATGAAAATGGTGGAAAATATTACTGGTCTAATGGTGGACCAGAAGTTAGAGGGATTGATGATGATTATTTTATCTGGAGTTTATTCCCATCTTTAACTTATGACACAAGAAATCATTTCTGGAATCCAACAGCAGGAGAATATGCAAAACTTCAATTGGAAGGTGGATATGCTGGTGGTTATGATGGAGATGTTTTTGGAAATGTAACATTAGAATTGAGAAAGTATCATAGAGGATTCTTTAAAAACAATACATTTGCTTATAAAGTTGTTGGAGGAATAATGACTGATTCTACAAAAGAAGCTCAAAGATTCTGGGTAGGTGGAGGAAGTACATTGAGAGGATACGATGGTGGATTCTTTAAAGGTACTCAAAAACTTGTTGGTACTATTGAGAACAGAACTCAAATTAATGAACTTCTTGGATTTGTTGTATTCTTTGATGCAGGTAGAGCATGGAAACAAAATGGAAGAGATTTAGAATATGGTCAAGATGCAGACTTCCCAGATAAAGTAGCTACAACAGCAGGTGTAGGATTAAGACTTAACACACCTATTGGGCCATTAAGATTTGACTTTGGTTGGCCAGTAGGAGATAAAATGGATAGTGGAATGGAGTTCTATTTCAATATGGGACAATCATTTTAA
- the lpxD_1 gene encoding UDP-3-O-acylglucosamine N-acyltransferase, with amino-acid sequence MNYKLVDLIALLGCEVKGDLSLENISGLAPFFQAQEDSLTFASDEKFLKKLHETRAKVIIVPDIPLPENIGKTYLKVKENPRTLMPKLLNFFKRKTRPFEKMIEDSSKIGKNVKLAPNVYIGHDTVIGDNVIIYPNVTIGEGVTIGEGTVIYSNATIREFCVIGKKCVIQPGAVIGSDGFGFIKINGNNTKIEQIGHVVLEDEVEIGANTTVDRGTIGNTVIKKFTKIDNLVQIAHNDIIGENCLLISQVGIAGSVEVGDNTTLAGQVGVAGHLKIGSNVVIAAKSGVSGNVADNQMLSGYPLMDHKEDLKVRVSWKKLPELLKRVRAIEKKLEENDKK; translated from the coding sequence ATGAACTACAAGTTAGTTGATTTGATTGCCCTCCTTGGTTGTGAAGTAAAGGGAGATTTAAGTCTAGAAAATATTTCTGGACTTGCTCCCTTTTTTCAAGCACAAGAGGACAGTTTGACATTTGCATCAGATGAAAAATTTTTAAAAAAGTTGCATGAAACTAGAGCAAAAGTAATAATAGTACCAGATATTCCTTTACCAGAAAATATTGGGAAAACATATTTGAAAGTTAAAGAAAATCCGAGAACACTTATGCCAAAACTTTTGAATTTTTTTAAGAGAAAAACTAGGCCTTTTGAAAAAATGATAGAAGACTCTAGTAAAATAGGAAAAAATGTCAAACTAGCACCAAATGTTTACATAGGACATGATACTGTAATAGGAGATAATGTAATTATTTATCCTAATGTAACAATAGGAGAAGGGGTAACAATAGGAGAGGGAACAGTAATTTATTCTAATGCAACTATTAGAGAATTTTGTGTGATTGGAAAAAAATGTGTGATTCAGCCAGGAGCAGTAATAGGATCAGATGGATTTGGATTTATAAAAATTAATGGAAATAATACTAAAATAGAGCAGATAGGGCATGTAGTATTAGAAGATGAAGTGGAAATAGGAGCTAATACTACAGTAGACAGAGGAACTATTGGAAATACTGTGATTAAAAAATTCACTAAAATAGATAATCTAGTACAAATAGCTCACAATGATATAATTGGAGAAAACTGTCTTCTTATATCTCAAGTAGGAATAGCAGGTAGCGTTGAAGTAGGAGATAATACTACTCTTGCAGGACAGGTGGGAGTAGCTGGTCATTTAAAAATAGGAAGTAATGTAGTTATAGCTGCTAAGTCAGGGGTAAGTGGAAATGTAGCAGATAATCAAATGCTTTCAGGATATCCTTTAATGGATCATAAAGAGGATTTGAAAGTAAGAGTTTCTTGGAAAAAACTTCCTGAATTGCTAAAAAGAGTAAGAGCTATAGAAAAAAAATTAGAAGAAAATGATAAGAAATAA
- a CDS encoding Family of uncharacterised function (DUF490), which translates to MSSTVDKIYIRGTKLPNVYIEGRYKTDNIFDGIIELNKIIFSNSNMEDILKLTASYDLRTKEINAGIDNQIVKLNTLKEYTKEEIINGNLIFNGKLSGKIEDLKYDLKVNTDLISMKEIKFKNFLIKINGNLDKVFLDEFSFKYLDNSFYSKGDITLENKKYNFLVNSSKINLDFLNIFLEKYGITNIEGIAAFNLNLKDDGNSGYFNLMNFGMESKDFFIDMNNFNSTIKLDKKRLYIEKFQGKLNDGDTILKGYLELPSMTDIAENPYYMEDLDYDISLDTKGVNYKYSDYFRVLFDTKFNIKNNKLAGSINIVDGEVENIPSNSKSIFQVIKNFLFKSSSSIVNKSEDLGKDFQINTIFEKSLELDLTLKIDKGIKLDIQDVNIFVGDVEGIVVGGGRLSGKNGKFVFLGDAEIKNGSLAINGNTFELDKALVIFNDRKDYLPNVNPTLVIDSRVKVQNDELGMSINGELDALRFTITSKNGSASGNLSSLLIGDEEFSDSASATLFKTVIGSQLSQTIFRPVSNLIKNTLNISKFRIKSNILTSENQNPNAEDNRLRLGAVIEAEDNIYKDKLYWVARGTLLGDDNAENNNERNGGAFEEYDFSIEYRFKPGQSIGIGAGKLPRKVKTKADENSKNSINYHIDFKFEKKYDTLLDIFRKQ; encoded by the coding sequence TTGAGTTCTACAGTAGATAAAATATATATTAGAGGAACAAAACTTCCAAATGTATATATAGAAGGAAGATATAAAACTGATAATATTTTTGATGGAATTATTGAATTGAATAAAATAATTTTTTCAAATAGTAATATGGAAGATATTCTTAAGTTGACAGCTAGTTATGATTTGCGAACAAAAGAAATAAATGCAGGAATAGATAATCAAATAGTTAAACTTAATACATTGAAAGAATATACAAAAGAGGAAATTATAAATGGAAATCTTATTTTCAATGGAAAGCTGTCTGGGAAAATAGAGGACTTGAAATATGATTTGAAAGTAAATACTGATCTTATTTCAATGAAAGAAATAAAATTTAAAAACTTTCTAATAAAAATAAATGGAAATCTTGATAAAGTATTTTTAGATGAGTTCTCCTTCAAATACCTTGACAATTCCTTTTATTCTAAAGGAGATATAACTTTAGAAAATAAAAAATATAATTTTTTAGTAAATTCTTCTAAAATAAATTTAGATTTTTTAAACATTTTTTTAGAAAAATATGGTATAACTAATATAGAAGGAATTGCAGCCTTCAATTTAAATTTAAAAGATGATGGAAACAGCGGGTATTTTAATTTGATGAATTTTGGAATGGAATCTAAAGATTTTTTTATTGATATGAATAATTTCAACAGTACAATTAAACTTGATAAAAAACGTCTTTATATAGAAAAATTTCAAGGTAAATTAAATGATGGAGATACAATTTTAAAAGGGTATTTAGAATTACCAAGCATGACAGATATAGCTGAAAATCCTTATTATATGGAAGATTTAGATTATGATATCTCACTTGATACAAAAGGAGTGAATTATAAATACAGCGATTATTTCAGAGTCTTATTCGATACAAAATTTAATATAAAAAACAATAAATTAGCTGGAAGTATTAATATTGTAGATGGAGAAGTTGAAAATATTCCAAGTAATTCAAAATCAATATTTCAGGTAATAAAAAACTTTTTATTTAAATCCTCATCATCAATAGTAAATAAAAGTGAAGATCTTGGAAAAGATTTTCAAATTAACACTATTTTTGAAAAATCATTAGAGTTAGATTTAACTTTGAAAATAGATAAAGGAATTAAACTTGATATACAAGATGTTAATATATTTGTTGGTGATGTAGAAGGTATTGTTGTAGGAGGAGGAAGACTTTCTGGTAAGAATGGGAAGTTTGTTTTCCTAGGAGATGCAGAAATTAAAAATGGTTCATTAGCAATAAATGGAAATACATTTGAATTAGATAAAGCACTAGTAATATTTAATGATAGAAAAGACTATCTGCCTAATGTAAATCCAACTTTAGTTATAGATTCTAGAGTAAAAGTCCAAAATGATGAACTAGGAATGAGTATAAATGGAGAATTAGATGCTTTAAGGTTTACGATAACATCTAAAAATGGAAGTGCCAGTGGTAATTTGTCATCTTTATTGATAGGTGATGAGGAATTTTCAGATAGTGCTTCAGCAACATTATTTAAAACCGTTATAGGTAGTCAGTTGTCACAGACAATATTTAGACCAGTTTCAAATTTGATAAAAAATACTTTAAATATATCAAAATTTAGAATAAAGTCAAATATTTTGACAAGTGAAAATCAAAATCCAAATGCAGAGGACAATAGATTACGTTTAGGTGCAGTTATAGAGGCAGAAGATAATATTTACAAAGATAAATTATACTGGGTAGCAAGAGGGACCTTATTGGGGGATGATAACGCGGAAAATAATAATGAAAGAAATGGTGGAGCATTTGAGGAGTATGATTTTTCAATAGAATACAGATTTAAACCTGGACAATCTATTGGAATAGGAGCAGGAAAACTACCTAGAAAGGTTAAAACTAAAGCTGATGAAAATTCAAAAAATTCTATAAATTATCATATTGACTTCAAATTTGAGAAAAAATATGATACTCTATTAGATATCTTCAGAAAGCAATAA
- a CDS encoding rod shape-determining protein MreC, with translation MIRKDKSSSKKNKILFLFIGIILLLFFFRGALNHIIDGIGYLFFPVQKSIYNTGNYFKETSYAVTEYKHILEENKRLKTENVKLDMAMEFNVTLAEENERLKKLLEMKGESQKDLRVARVNFRTPSNLYERFYIDLGKNDGMEKDMIVLSGKNLIGKIGKVYDDYSMVDMITGENFNISTLTENNMLGIAKGSNEGNGELYFEPNTFENTIKSGEKVYTSGISDIYPKGLYIGYISDINEDESEIFRSIKIKTDIDVLNLNEVLVIIPKEKE, from the coding sequence ATGATAAGAAAAGATAAGTCCTCTAGCAAGAAGAATAAAATATTGTTTTTGTTTATAGGGATTATACTGCTCCTCTTTTTCTTTAGAGGAGCTCTTAATCATATTATAGATGGAATAGGATATCTTTTTTTTCCAGTCCAAAAGTCAATCTATAATACTGGAAATTATTTTAAAGAAACTTCATATGCTGTTACAGAATATAAACATATCTTAGAAGAAAACAAGAGGCTGAAAACTGAAAATGTAAAATTAGATATGGCTATGGAATTTAATGTAACCCTTGCTGAAGAGAATGAAAGACTAAAAAAACTTTTAGAAATGAAAGGGGAAAGTCAAAAAGACTTGAGAGTAGCAAGAGTTAATTTTAGAACTCCAAGTAATCTTTATGAAAGATTTTATATAGATTTAGGAAAAAATGATGGTATGGAAAAAGATATGATTGTACTATCTGGTAAAAATTTAATAGGAAAAATAGGAAAAGTTTATGATGATTATTCAATGGTAGATATGATTACAGGAGAAAATTTCAATATAAGCACTTTGACTGAAAATAATATGCTAGGAATAGCTAAAGGAAGTAATGAAGGAAATGGAGAGCTCTATTTTGAACCAAATACTTTTGAAAATACAATAAAATCAGGAGAAAAAGTATACACTTCAGGTATCAGTGACATATATCCAAAAGGATTGTATATTGGGTATATTTCAGATATAAATGAAGACGAGAGTGAAATATTTAGAAGTATTAAAATAAAAACTGATATAGATGTATTAAATCTTAATGAAGTTTTGGTCATTATACCAAAGGAGAAAGAATGA
- the serS gene encoding Serine--tRNA ligase, with product MLELKFIRENRELVKEMLANRNSNIDLTEFDKLDEERRAILGEVELLKQKRNTESAEIARLKKEKKDASQIIEEMGKVSAQIKELDTKLAEVDEKLTYFQMVIPNMYQEGTPVGKDEESNVEVRRWGTPRKFTFEPKSHWEIGENLGILDFERGSKLGGSRFVLYRGMGARIERALINFMLDMHTTEHGYTEHITPFLVKREICEGTGQLPKFEEDMYKTTDDMFLISTSEITMTNIHRKEILDEKELPKYYTAYSPCFRREAGSYGKDVKGIIRVHQFNKVEMIKIATQESSYDELEKMVVNAEEVLKRLELPYRVIQLCTGDLGFSAAKTYDLEVWLPSQNKYREISSCSNCTDFQARRMGLKYRPNGSSKSEFCHTLNGSGLAVGRTFVAIMENYQQEDGSFLIPKALVPYMGGIDVIKK from the coding sequence ATGTTAGAATTGAAATTTATTCGTGAGAACAGAGAACTTGTAAAAGAAATGCTTGCTAACAGAAATAGTAATATTGATCTTACAGAATTTGATAAGCTTGATGAAGAAAGAAGAGCAATATTAGGTGAAGTAGAACTTTTAAAACAAAAAAGAAATACTGAGTCTGCTGAAATAGCAAGATTGAAGAAAGAAAAAAAAGATGCTTCTCAAATAATAGAAGAGATGGGAAAAGTTTCTGCTCAAATAAAAGAACTTGATACAAAATTGGCAGAAGTAGACGAAAAACTTACTTATTTTCAAATGGTAATTCCTAATATGTATCAAGAAGGTACTCCAGTAGGTAAAGATGAAGAGTCAAATGTTGAAGTGAGAAGATGGGGAACTCCTAGAAAATTTACATTTGAACCAAAATCACATTGGGAAATAGGAGAGAATCTAGGAATACTTGATTTTGAAAGAGGATCAAAGTTGGGAGGATCAAGATTTGTATTATATAGAGGAATGGGAGCTAGAATAGAAAGAGCTCTTATCAACTTTATGCTTGATATGCATACTACAGAACATGGTTATACAGAACATATAACTCCATTTTTGGTAAAAAGAGAAATTTGTGAAGGAACTGGACAACTTCCTAAATTTGAAGAAGATATGTATAAAACTACTGATGATATGTTTCTTATTTCGACTTCAGAAATTACAATGACTAATATTCATAGAAAAGAAATATTAGATGAAAAAGAACTACCAAAATATTATACAGCTTATTCACCATGTTTTAGGAGAGAAGCAGGATCATATGGTAAAGATGTTAAAGGAATAATCAGAGTACATCAATTTAATAAAGTTGAAATGATAAAAATAGCAACTCAAGAATCATCTTATGATGAATTAGAAAAAATGGTGGTTAATGCTGAGGAAGTTCTTAAAAGACTTGAACTTCCATATAGAGTTATTCAATTATGTACTGGAGATTTAGGATTTTCAGCAGCTAAAACTTATGATTTAGAAGTATGGCTTCCATCTCAAAATAAGTATAGAGAAATTTCTTCTTGCTCTAACTGTACAGATTTCCAAGCTAGAAGAATGGGACTTAAATACAGACCTAATGGAAGTTCAAAAAGTGAATTTTGTCATACATTGAATGGATCAGGACTTGCAGTTGGAAGAACTTTTGTAGCTATTATGGAAAATTATCAACAGGAAGATGGATCATTCCTTATTCCAAAAGCTTTAGTTCCATATATGGGAGGAATAGATGTTATTAAAAAGTAG
- the fba_1 gene encoding Fructose-bisphosphate aldolase, whose translation MYKYKDLGLSNTKEMFAKANKEGYAVPAFNFNNMEMALAIVEACAEMGSPVILQCSKGALNYMGADVVPLLAKAAVDRARNMGSDIPVALHLDHGPDIETVKTCIEAGFSSVMIDGSHYDFAKNIEVSKEVVEYAHKFDVTVEAELGVLAGIEDDVKAESHTYTNPDEVEEFVNKTGVDSLAIAIGTSHGAHKFKPGEDPKLRLDILEEIERRIPGFPIVLHGSSAVPKQYTDMIKEFGGEVKDAIGIPNAELRKASKSAVAKINVDTDGRLAFTAAIRRVLGTTPKEFDPRKYLGAAKDEMKAYYKTKIVDVFGSEGAYKKGTK comes from the coding sequence ATGTATAAATATAAAGATTTAGGACTTTCTAATACTAAAGAAATGTTTGCTAAAGCTAACAAAGAAGGATATGCAGTTCCAGCATTTAATTTCAATAATATGGAAATGGCTCTTGCTATAGTAGAAGCATGTGCTGAAATGGGTTCACCAGTAATTCTTCAATGTTCAAAAGGTGCTCTTAATTATATGGGAGCAGATGTAGTACCTTTACTAGCTAAAGCAGCAGTAGATAGAGCTAGAAATATGGGTTCAGACATTCCAGTGGCTCTACATTTAGATCATGGACCTGATATTGAAACTGTAAAAACTTGTATTGAAGCTGGATTCTCTTCAGTAATGATTGATGGATCTCACTATGATTTTGCAAAAAATATAGAGGTATCAAAAGAAGTAGTAGAATATGCTCATAAATTTGATGTAACAGTAGAAGCTGAGTTAGGAGTTCTAGCTGGTATCGAAGATGATGTTAAAGCTGAAAGCCATACTTACACAAATCCTGATGAAGTAGAAGAATTTGTAAATAAAACAGGAGTTGACTCTTTAGCAATAGCTATAGGAACTTCTCATGGAGCTCATAAATTTAAACCAGGTGAAGATCCTAAATTAAGACTTGATATATTAGAAGAAATCGAGAGAAGAATCCCAGGATTCCCAATTGTACTTCATGGTTCATCAGCTGTACCAAAACAATATACTGATATGATCAAAGAATTTGGTGGAGAAGTTAAAGATGCAATAGGAATACCTAATGCTGAATTAAGAAAAGCTTCTAAATCAGCAGTTGCTAAGATAAATGTAGATACTGATGGAAGACTTGCGTTTACTGCAGCTATAAGAAGAGTTCTAGGAACTACTCCAAAAGAATTTGATCCAAGAAAATATCTTGGAGCTGCAAAAGATGAGATGAAAGCTTACTATAAAACTAAAATAGTAGATGTATTTGGTTCTGAAGGAGCTTATAAAAAAGGAACAAAATAA
- a CDS encoding periplasmic chaperone: protein MKKILIPAMALMLSVSAFAMKVGYVNSQEAFAKFSQTKTVQENLNKEKTRLENEIKQKEVALQKAQLELQAKGTKVTDKEKTAFEGQVKAFQKFIQDSQTKLSKEEFTRFQAIETTMNNAISEVAKAGKYDYVFEAGAVKFGGENITDKVISTMEKNKK from the coding sequence ATGAAAAAAATATTAATACCAGCAATGGCGCTAATGCTTTCAGTATCAGCATTCGCTATGAAAGTTGGGTATGTTAACTCACAAGAGGCTTTTGCTAAATTTTCCCAAACTAAAACAGTTCAAGAAAATTTAAATAAAGAAAAAACTAGACTTGAAAATGAAATCAAACAAAAAGAAGTAGCGCTTCAAAAAGCACAACTTGAACTTCAAGCAAAAGGAACAAAAGTTACTGACAAAGAAAAAACAGCTTTTGAAGGACAAGTAAAAGCTTTCCAAAAGTTTATACAAGATTCTCAAACTAAATTAAGTAAAGAAGAATTTACTAGATTCCAAGCTATTGAAACTACAATGAATAATGCAATTTCAGAAGTAGCTAAAGCTGGAAAATATGATTATGTATTTGAAGCTGGAGCAGTAAAATTTGGTGGAGAAAATATAACTGACAAAGTAATAAGCACTATGGAAAAAAACAAAAAATAG
- the cpg2_2 gene encoding Carboxypeptidase G2 precursor — protein sequence MVKENRLVQTFIDMASISSPSLKEREVGDYLLKALKELGLEAYEDNAGEIHGGNCGNIIGILKAPGKKKVLFSAHMDTVLPCDKVTPIIENGIIKSDGTSVLGGDDKGGIAAILEMINVIKENNLEHPEIIVVFSIAEEIGLRGARVFDIEKYSPDYSFILDSSGKPGVAIVQAPYSAKGEMKIIGKPAHAGIAPENGINALTVASHAITKIRLGRIDSETTSNIGIVRGGEAVNIVMPELSLMYEARSFQGDKLDNLLKETNDIFAATAKEFGAEFINDVKKGYDGFTLDSESEILKCFAKACANVGLECTQKSSGGGSDANVYNAKGFKAVNLAVGMSKVHTKEEFIEIKDMVDTAKLILEVSKELSK from the coding sequence ATGGTAAAGGAAAACAGATTGGTACAAACTTTTATTGACATGGCGAGTATTTCATCACCATCATTAAAAGAGAGAGAAGTTGGAGATTACTTATTGAAAGCTTTAAAAGAACTTGGACTGGAAGCTTATGAAGATAATGCTGGCGAAATCCATGGTGGAAATTGTGGAAATATTATAGGAATATTGAAAGCCCCAGGGAAGAAAAAAGTTCTATTTAGCGCTCATATGGATACTGTACTTCCCTGCGACAAAGTTACACCAATCATTGAGAATGGTATCATCAAAAGTGATGGAACATCTGTTCTTGGTGGAGATGATAAAGGCGGAATAGCTGCAATCCTTGAAATGATCAATGTGATAAAGGAAAATAATCTTGAGCACCCAGAAATAATAGTTGTATTTTCTATAGCAGAAGAAATAGGACTACGTGGAGCAAGAGTTTTTGATATAGAAAAGTATTCACCAGATTATTCATTTATTCTTGACTCAAGTGGTAAGCCTGGAGTAGCAATTGTTCAAGCTCCTTATTCAGCAAAAGGTGAAATGAAAATAATAGGGAAACCAGCTCATGCAGGAATAGCTCCTGAAAATGGAATAAACGCTCTAACTGTTGCTTCTCATGCTATAACTAAGATAAGATTGGGAAGAATAGACAGTGAAACAACTTCTAATATAGGGATAGTAAGAGGGGGAGAAGCTGTGAATATAGTAATGCCTGAACTTTCTCTAATGTATGAAGCAAGAAGTTTTCAAGGAGATAAGCTAGATAATCTTTTAAAGGAAACTAATGACATATTTGCTGCTACAGCAAAAGAATTTGGGGCAGAATTTATTAATGATGTCAAGAAAGGATATGATGGATTTACATTAGATTCTGAATCAGAAATATTAAAATGTTTTGCTAAAGCTTGTGCAAATGTTGGTTTAGAATGCACACAAAAATCTTCTGGTGGAGGAAGTGATGCTAATGTTTATAATGCAAAAGGTTTTAAAGCAGTAAATCTTGCAGTAGGAATGAGTAAAGTTCATACTAAGGAAGAATTTATTGAAATAAAAGATATGGTAGATACAGCAAAATTAATTCTTGAAGTTTCAAAGGAATTATCTAAATGA